The genomic window GAGCTGCAGATGGACACACGAAAGAAACACTTTTAACTACACAGACAGAATAAGCTTCTACTTTTAGTAGTTAAAAATCTACTCAACAGATACTTGTTCAACCTACgtatttcattttcaagtaaATAACACAGACAAAAAGCCTGCAAGAACCAGGAAATAAATTACTGATCAAAGAACATGTCTTCACAACTCACTCCACAAACTTAAGAGGAAATTCTCCTAGCAATAgctaaataaaggaaaaagaacgATGAATTGTGTCATGTGAACACAAGGTTTTCATATCAGAATTGCCAATTCATGGTGCAAATTGTTGCCCCACTCCTGGTGTAAAATTGCACTTACTGTCAATATGGCAGAGgacaaaatatatttcacaGAATTCTCAAACAGGTCCTGTACTAACAGGACTGTAAACCACAAACTTTTTAAAGGGTAAATCCTGATTAGACATACATTTCAGTAACATGATCACCAAGCTGGCAGTGTGATGAAGGTTTGTTGTAGCAACAAACCCCACCTCTGCCAACTCAGTGTAGCTTGCCTGTAGAAGTTATCAGGCAGCTTCAAGTCTACCCAGAGGCAGTTTCAGTGATAATACATTATTTCTAAGGTTACAAAGCTCAAGCACTCAAAAGCTAAGAATTATCAAAATTTGAGTCATCAGTGACTTTTCTAAATGTTCTTATGATGCCCCTCCCCCATCAGGATTTATTTAGCTCATTTTTAGTTACCCAGGTAATTCACAAAACAGCCTCCTCCACTATCAATTGTAGACCTCCACTGAAAACAAAGCCTTCTACTTTAGTTAGCCaccatttattttcctctgaagaCAGTAACTGCTAGCTTACTTCAATTGCATAATACAGCCTTAAGGCAGAAGATGCTAACATCATAGCACCATTATCTGATAACAACTTCAAATCAAGGAACACTGACCTGCATCAGATTCCTGCATTTCTCCAAGTGTTCCAATTTAATTATCTGGTTTTTGTCCAGAATCAGAGTCTGGGTATCAGCATCACAGGGCAAGGTTGGACCCAGTTTTTGCAATCCTTGACCTGAGCAGTTGACTACCAAGCCTTagaataaaaaggagaaaaaacaaaaaaaaacaccacaaggTTTATATACAAGAACATGTACTGAAAAAGCAATGCAAGACAAACAGATTTGTTTTATAATGGACGCAGATAAtttgaaaaaatggattaactttcttttttatgtaAAACTGAAGCAAATTACTTCAGCTAAAACACCTCAAGAGTAACTGATCCAATTAATGGAAGATATACATACCAGACACTATCCCAGTTAAGAACTCTAGCAGAATTCTGGGAAAGTCACAACAGAGCCTCTGAAGTGAGATGCAGCAAAATTCTGGCAGCTAAATTTAAAGGTGTGATCCTCAAAACTCCAAATTTCAAAAGAgcctaaattttaaaattcttcagagattttaaattttgagCAGCTTGACAACTACCTATGTGTAAGCATTCTAGCTAAACTAAGAAGCCATTCATGCAGCCATACTACAGTACTGGGGGCATTGGGAGGAACAAACTGTGAACAGGCTAGCATACCATTTACTTAATGCAACACACAATTAAAATGTCCCAAGCCAAGAGGGCTATTATATGAAGTTAAAAGGCAAACATTTGCCATCTACAGGGAGCCTGAATCACTGGGTATCCAAAGTGATAACtgataataataattttcataCATTAAGCCTCTGCTGTGTATTTGATGTATTACTGTAGTGCTCGTTCTTCTCTTACTATCTGTTCAGTAAATAATGCTTCCTTTTTCAGCAACATTTCCAAAACAGTGTTCTCACCTCACATGCTGTACACATATTAACTCTTACAGCTTACAGGTTTTTGAGGTTTAGTTATGCTATAGATGTAGACAAACATTTTCTGTGTACCATTTTGTCAACTAGAGACCATGGATTTCTAAGAAAGATGTCTGACTACATTTATTATATTTCCACTGTTTTCAAATCCATGGCTGCCACAAGAGCTTTGTAGAGCAGCAAGGCAGAGCCAGCAACCATCACACTCCTGTCTTTGCACATTCAGGGAGAAAGTACTGCTTGTTTCTCACTCAAGTAGTCACTTCTGCAACCACTTGGTCACTTTGATTAACAGAGAAACTTTGCATCTGCTCATTTATCCAAGAGTTTGTTACAGAAATTCACAACTGGCCCCTCTGGACTAGGGGAGAAGCAAAGACCCGCAGTACCGAACTGCAAGAGTAATCCTTTTATTCATGTGCGTGAGGTGTCCCCTTCAAACTGGAGGACTTGGAATGTGGCTTTACACATGGTTCTCAGAGATTTCCAGCATTCAAGTATAACTGCTACTTAATACACACAACCATTTGCAAAGAACCTGTATTTCTATGGCGACATCATCCACCTGCTTCTCTATTGATCCAGACATCCCTGCAGTCAGGCTTGCTATAATCACTTCTCCATGATGCCAGACAAAGGAAGGTTTTCACAGAGGTGTTAAACGAGCCTGAATGCTGGCATTATTTCCCTTGTCTGGGGATATCCTTTATAAGCACCTTCAAGACTCAGAGAAGCATAGGTCCCTCTTTCAAAATGGTCTGTCCTTCTCTGCCTTGTAACAAGCTGGAGTCCTTTAGTTCGCTTGCTTAAGCATGACAGTTCCGTATACGGCATGAATCATATGTACCTGTGTAACTCTAAGAAATTAATACGATTCCATTCTATAAAGACTCATTGATATAATACCTGGGGAACGAGATTTTCGTAATAGGCTTTCAGGAGccatgaaaacatttcaaaattgcCTATTTCTCGTTTGGCAGAAAGCAAGGAACTACACCCTCAGAAGTGGCGCTGTCTCCAAGACCTCTCAGTCCCCCCCCCCAAGGGAAACCGGGCCCTATTTCATTCAGATCCCGGCCTATAAAGGTTCTACAAGGCTGCGCGATCCTCAGCACGATGGACAGCCGCTCCGTCCTGCCCCGAGCCAGAGGCGCTCCTCAGGGCGGGAAGCGGTGCCCGCtcgccccgcgctgccccggcCGCTTCCAGCCCCCGGGGGCCCTCAGGGGCCGCCTGAGAGCGGGGGCAGCGGAGCGGCTGAGCCGGCCCCTCACCCCGAGAGGAGGGGGCACCGCCGTCTCCACAGCGCCGAGCCCCCCGCGCCTCTCCGAGCGCCACAGCACCTTTCGGGACTCGCAGGCCCCCAACAAagcggccccgccggcccccggcACCTGTCCGGGGCTGCCCTTACCCGCTCCGGCCGCCTCATCCCCCGCCCTGGCCGCAGCGCCGGCGGCCGCCATGCCCCGCGCTTGACAACACCGCCAGACAACCGAGCACCAGGCGCCGATGGGCCAGACCGCCCCGCCACAGGAGACCGCGCCTTTTGTCCTGGGTAGAGCGGCGGGTCCCACGTCCGGGGCTACGCCGGGGGAGCCCGGCCGGGTGAACGCTCCGCGAAGCCCCCGCGGTGcagccggggcggggcggtgctGCCCGGCCCTGCCCTTCCCGCTCCGCTCCCGTCGGGCCTCGCGCGCCGCTCCCGACACCGCCTCCCGGCGTCCCCTCCGCCTCTCCGGCCCCTCGCAGCCGCCGCCATCATGAAGTGAGCGCCCCATCCGCCGCTATCCGGGCCCATCCGCCGCGGGGAGGCCGCCGCGGGGCCCCGGCCGCCTCCCCCGGCCACCCGCGCCCTCCCCTAACTCTTCTCTCCCGCGCAGGGTCGAGCTGTGCAGCTTCAGCGGGTACAAGATCTACCCGGGCCATGGCCGCCGCTACGCCCGCACTGACGGGAAGGTAAGAACGGGGCGAGCCCCGCGGTCGACGGCGGGAGCGGGCCCTGCGGACGGGCGGGGAGCGGAGGCCGCGCCTTTGGGGCTGTCCGGAGACGCCGGTGGTCAGTACAAGTCGCTCGTATTGAGCGGTGTGAGAACAGCATCGGTGTCCAGGTGCCGTAACTGCCGTCAGAGCTGCTCCGCAGGAGATCCGTGCCGTGCTGTAATTTGGGATTGGGTTTTAGGATGAGGTTTGCAAAAGGggtcttaaaataaaacagcaggtGTAAAGTACCAAAGTTTTGTAGAAAATGCTGCTTAGACATCCTGCATCTAATGCTGAGATTTGCTAGAGCCAACATCTAGTCTTCCAAATTAATTGAGTAGAAATCTTTGGGGTAAAATAGGGTGGAGAGTCCTTTCAAGCTATCGTGTCATATGCAGACAGGACTGTCACTGCCTGCAAAAAGAGGGCTTGGCTTTTGAGTATCTCAGTGCAGCTGTCTTGGTCTACAGAATCTCCTGCAAAATGACCCAGGAGATAGACTGGTTGAATCCTTGTGACCACTCCTGGGAATTAGGTTGTACTTTAAATTGAATTACATAGCTAATAACAAGCCAGCCTGCTCATTCTGCCTGTTGTTTTAGACAAGCAGGTTAGTGTCACTAGGCAAGAAGGAACTGGGTGGAGCATTGATCTCCCTGTGTTCCCTAGGCCAAGTTTTGAGTCACTTCACATACAGGAAGTACATTGTTGCTTGAGGACAGACACTTGGAAGGAATGATGCTGGACACAGCTATTGATGCTGTGCCTGAAAtacacagcagctctggatgCAAGTGGtaatttgaacttttttttcagaaaaatgaagcTGCTTCAGAATGCCTTGTAAGACATCAGTTTGACCAATGTAACAAAATTcaaaactttaaatttcttgaaTTATCTTCTAAAATTTTTAATAGTCAGGGCTGTGTTTAAGAACTCCAAAAGCATCAATGTTGAAAAACACTGACTCAAAGAATACTTAATGCAAACTGTGATAATGTCTTCCATGGCAACAAAGCTTACACAAAACACTTTGCCTTCCCAGGTTTTTCAGTTCTTGAATGCAAAATGTGAGTCTGCATTCCTTTCCAAGAGAAACCCCCGTCAGATCAACTGGACTGTTCTGTACAGGCGTAAGCACAAGAAAGGACAGTCAGTAAGTACATACCAGCTAATGGCACTGTAAGTTGGTGACCAAAAGATGTGGTTACTGGTCTGTTAGAGGTCACTTGAGCTTGCCAGTGTTCAGCAGAAGCATGACCCAGGTCACCAGGTTGAAGACTGGTCAATAATGGTGAAAATGTGAGCGTAATTACGTGAGTTTATACACCACTTCAACAAAACCATTGCATTGGTGTGGTAGCACTTCTTTAAAGGACCACTCAGAGCCACAGTAGGTTCAGTAGATCTTAATAATTGTAGGAATGgcatatgtttttaaaagttagTTTTGGGGAAGGTGGGTAATGCTGTTTAATAAGCAGATTTCCTAAAAGTTTGGTCTTGTAAACTTCCTGAATAGTGACAACATAGGGAGCTGATTCCAGGGTTAGGGGAGCAGTGATGACACTCTTAATATAGTCTCCTTGAAAACGTTAGGCTGTGTCTTAGCAGGTCTTTTCCTATGTAGCTTCACTGcatgaaaagaataaatcatGAAGGCACATAGCATGAGGTATCTCCAGTGCTCTTGTTCAAATGTGTGCAGCAGAAGAGCTTTGAGAAGGCTTACATCAGTGCAGTAAGTCAGCGTTCTTGCCAGCTTGGTTGAAGAAAGAAAGTTAATGCATGATGGCTTACACTGCTCCCCAGCACCTGATCCCACTTGAATAGGTGTGGAGTGTCGTCCTTTTAGAAGACACCATCAAAggtttctccttccctttttttcttgtgggAGTTACAGATGGCTGAACTtttgacattatttttaaataatttttttcatacttgCTGTAGAAGCCTGGAAGATAGAGGGGCTAATGTGTGTGTCTCCAACACTGATAACTGGATAGCTGGGGAGCCAACCAAGGACTGTTGGTAATAACACACTACGGAAAGTAcaggatgtggctggagaaggggcCGTATGGAGGTAGGGCAGCACTTCTGTGTACTCAACAGAAGGATTCTCTGAAGTGAGGAGTGAAATTCTACTTTGGTGTACAGTTTTAAATAGCTTTAATCTCAATAGCAGCTTGTTTCTGTAACTGTCGTGTATTTAATGTCTTGTGATGCTAATTGTCTGTGTTCGTCTCCTGCCCTCTTAGGAAGAGGTGCAAAAGAAGCGCACGCGCCGTGCAGTGAAGTTTCAGAGAGCCATCACTGGTGCCTCTCTAGCTGAGATTATGGCCAAGCGAAACCAGAAGCCCGAAGTACGAAAGGCGCAGAGGGAACAAGCTATTAGGTGAGAAGTTAGAGATCACTGGAGCTATCCCAAGCTTTTCAATGATTACAGTACTTTTCATACAAAAGCTTAAGCTCTAGGTGAGCTCCGTGTTCTATAAGatttttgtagggttttttgtttgcttttaatctgTGTATTTGTATGTAATACTGAATAATCTTGGCAAGAGATAGTAGCAGCAGAGAGGGGTCTCTTCGTGCACTCTTCCATTGTATTCTTGTGATACACAGTTCTGCTGTCTCTGTAGAAATCTCCCCAGGGGATAGTGAATGTGGAGGAGAAATCTGCAGTAATACATTCCATTCCTGATCTTGGGATGCTCTTACAGCGCTGAGACAAGGAAAGAGTGAATGGCAGACATGGAtaacttcctctttttttctgtgaattaaCAGGGCTGCAAAGGAAGCCAAGAAGGCTAAGCAGGCAACCAAGAAAACAGCTGTTTCTGCTGCAAAGGTGAGATGCTATAGGAAAATAGAAACTATGAAATGGAATATACCATGCTGTAACACAACACACAACATTCTGCTGTGGCACTTTATTGGaaattctcatttctgttttgagGAAGCAGTTTTGTAACTTTTTGATGTGAAAGTTCCTCAGCTAGACTTTTGTACTGAAGTTAAACATACCCAAACAGCTGCATAGAATGAATCTTTTTTACAGAATAAGTAAATATTACAGTTAAACAACTTTTTGACATAATATCAGATATAATTGATAAAAATTTGTCTGAACATGACATATTCACTATCTAGGAACTTGGTAACAATATATTGATGAATGTTACCATGTTTCATTATCACTTATGAATTAGTGCCATACGCTGGCTTAGTGTTATGTGTGTAAACATCTGTTAACATGATCCCAATGTTACAGGTTTTAATTCTAGTTTGATCTGATCTGATTTCCATCAAGAGTGTATATAGGGATACATGTAGGACTgcaaataaacagctttttgcTCATACTTCATTATTTCTCTCCAGGCCCCTACAAAGGCAGCACCTAAGCAGAAGATTGTGAAACCAGTCAAGGTTTCTGCTCCCCGTGTTGGTGGAAAGCGCTAACTTGCCAAACTGTTGGTCATGCTGAATAAACATCTGATGGAATTCCATTACTTGTGCCATGGTCTGCTCAGCTGTGTGAGATATACTGAAGGGAATGAATCTGTGAAATAACCATGTCTGGGTTTTGCAGACTGAAAAGCATCTTCCTGCCATAAAACACTTGGTTTCTTAGACAATCTGCTGTATTAGCACGTTTCCCCACTCCTCACTGAGTGGCTAAGCTAGCAGGGGAGATGGAGCTGATGCCTTAAGGACAGAACAGCGCCTAAGCTTATTCTGCATCTATGACAAGTGACATAAAAAGAGGTTTCTAAGCTCAGACACAAGCTAAAGGAGGTGTGAAGCAATACCATCTGTAAGTCACTTAAAAAGGTCCTGTGTTGTGGAATGCATGTAGCAGGATCCAGAGAATCAAATaaggaaaaggttaaaaaaggGAATGGATGGTTTCACAGACTGCATGGCATTTACACACAAAGGTTCAGATGCAACTTCTGGGTTGGGAAGTTACAAAATGATTAATTGCTGGAAGCTGTTGTCAGGAAAAGGATGCCTGTGAAGATTGAATGACTTCCAAATACAGCTGATGAGCTGCTGGTACACAGTCAAAGCTCATTTAGGTTCATATTTAACTTCCTGGAGGCAGATATGGGTTCCCTTAGTAATTTTCCACCCTCCCACCGCTAGAGGGATTGAAATTCCTCATGGGAATTCCTCTGTTTGCATAAGTAACTGCACTGTACAGACAGCATGCCCAAACTTTGCCACAGGTTTGCTGGACAGCAATAGCCTTGGCAAGGCAAGTTCCTGACTTACTAGAACCACAACAGGAACCTTCACTATTTTCTGGATCACTTAGTTGTCTGTTGATGCCACATCTTAATGCCTGTTAGCTCTTAGGGCTTGGTTTGTTACCTCACTACACCTATCAAGAAGAAGGCAGCTGTGTTGTCACATTTCAACTTCCTTCGAAGCCCTTTTGGGCTTCAGAAACAATGGCTGTAGTGGGCACTGTGGGTTATGGGCTATACTTTTGAGCTATACCTTGTCTGGGTTTTAATAAAATAGATATAGGTCTGGATGAAGGCTGCAACCCATTTAAAAAAGGTCTGTCATGGTTATATTAATGGAATTTGCACCATGATCTTCCGACAATTCTGctttttgctatttaaaaaaccccataggGGCTACTCATGTTTAGATTGAAATTTAAGGCTTTTAAACTAGTTAACACACTtgaaagggaaggagccagaaaCCGGAgggggaaagagaggaagaaaaatcgCCTGTAGTTAGCaaggaaaggaatttttaataatttaaatctgAAGGCTGGAAACACTGAAATTTACCTGTGCTACTGGTGATTAGATAAATCACATCAGTGTCTTGTAGAAAGCACCTGCTACCCTGAATGTGTCCTTGTGAATGCTTTCAGCTAAGAAGCTGAAAATCAAGATGAGCTTCTACCATCTGCTTGAAATACCATTAATGATATATATAGAAATTGATTGGCAGATATGACTAATTAATAAGTCAGTATTTGTTAATGCTTTGAAGTTTGCAGGCTTTGGCTGCCTGGTGTCACTGCAGTGGTGCACAGAAGTGCTTCATGATTACTCTTCCTTGATGTTTATTTCTGAGTTCTAACTGATTTGGGGAGAAGGAGTAAAGAATTAACAGGTTATTCCTCCCACAAGCTGTGCATCGAGTGAAGCAGGCTGTTCTAAGCAGGGCCTTAACCTGGTGTAACAGCACGTTATTCAACTCAAACATAGATGTAATAGAATGAATTAACATGGAAATTAATATGAGCCCTTGTGTTTACCTAATGCAATGTAATTGATCCTCTATCAAGTATTTATCATAAAAAATGGAGTACCTAGGTCTGTCACAGACCCACAAAACAGTTTAAGTTAAAAAGGATCTCCAGAGGACATCAGTCCAACTCCTTCAAATCGTGTTTGTTTGGATCAGATTGTTTAGTATCCAGTTGAGACTTGAACGCAGCTCCAAGGACGGAGATTCCACAACCTCCTTCAGGCAACCTGTTCCGGTGTTCGACCACTgccattttaaaacaaaataaatcaaaaaactAAACACAGAACCCTTTTTTCTATATAAACAGAGCCTTTGGCCAGCCTCGCTCCATCTAGTCAGAATCTCTGTGTTTGGGTGATGCCTTAGGGGATCACTGTGCTCCAGGTGCGTCCTGCCGGTACCGAGCACAGGGAGGAAGGGTCGCTGCTGCGCTTTGCCTCGGTGCGTCAGCCCGCGGTTCCTACCTCTCATCTCTGTTACGGATGTAAAAACCAGCGCAAAGCTCGGACAAGTAAAACGCGCAGTCGACATctaaaggattttctttcttgcctCTTACAAATAAAACAGCGCGCACTGAGCGCCCCGAGGGAGGCGTGGCTGCGGCGCCGGTGCTGCTCCCGGCCGCCACGGAGGACGCTGCCAATCTGCTCGCAGC from Corvus hawaiiensis isolate bCorHaw1 chromosome 2, bCorHaw1.pri.cur, whole genome shotgun sequence includes these protein-coding regions:
- the RPL24 gene encoding 60S ribosomal protein L24 — protein: MKVELCSFSGYKIYPGHGRRYARTDGKVFQFLNAKCESAFLSKRNPRQINWTVLYRRKHKKGQSEEVQKKRTRRAVKFQRAITGASLAEIMAKRNQKPEVRKAQREQAIRAAKEAKKAKQATKKTAVSAAKAPTKAAPKQKIVKPVKVSAPRVGGKR